One part of the Solanum dulcamara chromosome 8, daSolDulc1.2, whole genome shotgun sequence genome encodes these proteins:
- the LOC129898907 gene encoding inositol-tetrakisphosphate 1-kinase 1-like, whose translation MSERRFRFGYVLASKKVSSFIQDSLINHAQENGIDLISIDLDKPLIEQGPYDCLFHKLYGPEWRKQLEEFAFLNPTTIIVDPIDAIEKLHNRLTMLEVVKGLKIDGDNETIGIPIQIFVEENSESLLDAITSQGLHFPVIAKPLIANGTADSHQMSLVLKPEGLEGLKPPIVLQEFVNHGGVIFKVYVAGEHVKYVKRRSLPDIPEDKLGTLENLISFAQISNLTAQDQNDDSFAELIEKAVMPPSKFVTDVANQLRDALKLHLFNFDMIRDEKVGNRYLVIDINYFPGYAKMPNYETMMTAFFLDIAREKLNNESH comes from the coding sequence ATGTCTGAAAGGCGATTTCGCTTTGGTTACGTACTTGCATCGAAGAAAGTTTCAAGCTTTATTCAAGATTCACTCATCAATCACGCTCAAGAAAATGGTATTGATCTAATTTCCATCGATCTTGACAAACCATTAATCGAACAAGGTCCTTATGATTGTCTTTTCCACAAGCTATACGGTCCAGAATGGAGGAAACAGTTAGAAGAATTCGCCTTTCTGAACCCAACCACCATTATAGTAGATCCAATCGATGCCATTGAAAAGCTTCACAATCGGCTCACAATGCTCGAAGTCGTCAAAGGATTGAAAATTGACGGAGATAACGAAACTATAGGAATCCCTATTCAGATTTTCGTTGAAGAAAATTCGGAATCCCTATTGGACGCTATCACTAGTCAAGGGTTACATTTCCCAGTCATTGCTAAGCCGTTGATTGCGAACGGCACTGCCGATTCTCATCAAATGTCTTTGGTTTTGAAGCCAGAAGGGTTAGAAGGGTTGAAACCCCCAATTGTTTTACAGGAATTTGTGAACCATGGGGGAGTTATTTTCAAGGTTTATGTAGCTGGGGAGCATGTGAAATATGTGAAAAGGAGGTCGTTGCCTGATATTCCGGAAGATAAATTGGGGACATTAGAGAATTTGATATCTTTTGCGCAGATATCTAATTTAACTGCTCAAGATCAGAATGATGATAGTTTTGCTGAACTGATTGAGAAGGCGGTGATGCCTCCTTCGAAATTTGTGACAGATGTGGCTAATCAGTTGAGGGATGCTTTGAAGTTGCATCTTTTTAACTTTGATATGATAAGGGATGAAAAAGTTGGAAATCGATATCTTGTCATTGATATCAATTATTTCCCTGGCTATGCTAAAATGCCAAACTATGAGACTATGATGACTGCATTTTTCCTAGATATTGCCCGCGAGAAGCTTAACAATGAGTCTCATTAG
- the LOC129901368 gene encoding WEB family protein At3g02930, chloroplastic-like, whose translation MSTKSKSTPNGTPSNSTPATRRIGRVSRGMAKCDADSPSSLQNLHRSVDKTVRSAITSKPSVERRTSKLSTLPDKKPTRILKPSELQAELNVVREDLKKAKEMLALVEKENVQALEEVKESQKLSEEANEKLREALVARKQAEENSEIETFRVVEMEQVRFEAAQKKEEEWQNEVEAVRNQHAVDVASLLSATRELQRVKRELAMACEAKNKALSNAEDAATIAETHAEKVEILSAELVRLKSLLDSRISWNETEVNEKNKLVDDLKLEIETLKQELEKTKSYEAQLVEKEAIVKQLNVDLEAAKMAEACAHNVLEEWKKKVEELDAQAEEALHLERSTSATLESVMKQLEASNDLVHDAESEIAYLKEKVRILEMSMARQKGDLEESEHHAQMSREEASELRKKVDSLMCDLKTVKEEKIRAMENEKLAAASVQTLLEEKNRLVNDLESSTEEEEKSKKAMESLASALHEVSSEAREARERLLSNQADQHEHYETQLEDLKLELKATEEKYESMLDEAKEKLDVLTNSIEQSKDGLEKWKAEWEEKELHLMSCMNKTEEENSLMEKEINRLVNMLKDAEEEACAKKDEEAYLKNSLRKSESEVTFLKEVLGEAKDESMRVKERLADKENEMQNIVRENEELRSREAASLKKVEELSMLLEESLAKNEPEASGELSDSEKDYNMLPKVVKFSDQIEKPKMELPPYQSEQHVDEKPEQVKITSHDEADLKASKVVDNSNGKLNEFESKAKEDVDLAKGEHKMWEREADENSEPYENGGTSPTKQQNQKKKKPLFHKFGSLLKKKNTSSQK comes from the exons ATGTCCACTAAATCCAA ATCAACTCCAAATGGAACTCCTAGCAATTCGACACCAGCAACTCGGCGGATCGGTAGAGTGAGCAGGGGAATGGCTAAATGTGATGCTGATTCACCCTCGTCCTTGCAGAATTTGCATCGTTCAGTTGATAAGACTGTTAGATCTGCTATTACCTCTAAGCCTTCAGTGGAACGGCGGACCTCTAAACTCAGTACTCTACCTGAT AAAAAGCCAACACGGATCCTGAAGCCATCAGAGCTGCAAGCTGAATTAAATGTTGTTCGAGAAGACCTTAAGAAGGCCAAGGAGATGTTGGCTTTGGTTGAAAAGGAAAATGTGCAAGCTCTTGAAGAAGTGAAGGAATCTCAGAAATTGTCTGAGGAAGCAAATGAGAAGCTGAGAGAAGCTTTGGTTGCTAGAAAGCAAGCGGAAGAGAACTCTGAAATTGAAACGTTTCGTGTTGTTGAGATGGAACAGGTGAGGTTTGAAGCTGCTcagaagaaagaagaggaatGGCAGAATGAAGTCGAAGCTGTGAGGAACCAACATGCTGTGGATGTGGCTTCTCTCCTCTCTGCTACACGGGAACTTCAACGTGTAAAGCGCGAATTGGCCATGGCTTGTGAGGCCAAAAATAAGGCACTTAGCAATGCTGAGGATGCCGCAACAATTGCTGAAACTCATGCAGAGAAGGTGGAAATCCTCTCAGCTGAGTTAGTGAGATTGAAATCTTTACTTGATTCCAGGATCTCTTGGAATGAAACGGAGGTTAATGAGAAGAATAAGCTGGTGGATGATCTGAAACTTGAGATAGAGACACTGAAACAAGAACTCGAGAAAACAAAAAGTTATGAAGCTCAATTGGTGGAAAAAGAAGCTATCGTGAAGCAACTTAATGTCGATTTGGAGGCTGCTAAGATGGCTGAAGCTTGCGCGCATAATGTATTGGAGGAATGGAAGAAGAAGGTTGAAGAACTCGATGCTCAGGCTGAGGAAGCACTCCATTTAGAGAGATCTACATCAGCAACCCTTGAGTCGGTCATGAAACAACTGGAAGCAAGCAATGATCTGGTGCATGATGCAGAATCTGAGATTGCATATCTCAAGGAGAAGGTGCGCATACTGGAGATGTCAATGGCGAGGCAGAAAGGCGATCTTGAGGAATCAGAACATCATGCTCAAATGTCCAGGGAAGAGGCGTCTGAGTTGAGAAAGAAGGTAGATTCTCTTATGTGTGATCTTAAAACAGTGAAAGAGGAGAAGATTCGAGCTATGGAGAATGAAAAACTAGCAGCAGCCAGTGTTCAAACACTATTAGAAGAAAAGAACAGACTTGTAAATGATTTGGAAAGCTCCACGGAGGAGGAAGAAAAAAGTAAGAAGGCAATGGAAAGTTTGGCATCAGCTTTGCATGAGGTTTCTTCAGAAGCAAGAGAAGCCAGAGAGAGGTTGTTGTCTAACCAAGCTGATCAACATGAACATTATGAAACACAACTTGAAGATTTGAAGTTGGAATTGAAAGCAACAGAGGAAAAATACGAAAGCATGCTTGATGAAGCAAAAGAGAAACTTGATGTTCTTACCAATTCTATCGAACAATCCAAAGACGGACTAGAGAAATGGAAGGCTGAGTGGGAGGAAAAGGAGCTTCATCTGATGAGTTGCATGAATAAGACTGAAGAAGAAAATTCATTaatggaaaaagaaataaaCAGATTGGTAAATATGCTAAAAGATGCTGAGGAAGAAGCTTGTGCCAAAAAAGACGAAGAAGCTTATTTGAAGAATTCCCTAAGGAAATCTGAATCTGAGGTGACTTTTTTGAAAGAGGTCCTTGGTGAAGCAAAAGATGAGAGCATGAGGGTGAAGGAACGTTTAGCGgacaaagaaaatgaaatgCAGAATATTGTTCGCGAAAATGAGGAGCTTCGAAGTAGAGAAGCTGCATCTTTGAAGAAAGTTGAGGAGTTGTCCATGCTGCTTGAAGAATCATTAGCCAAAAATGAACCTGAAGCAAGTGGAGAGCTTTCTGATAGTGAAAAAGACTACAACATGCTCCCAAAAGTAGTGAAATTCTCTGATCAAATAGAGAAGCCTAAGATGGAACTTCCACCTTATCAATCTGAGCAACATGTTGATGAAAAGCCTGAACAAGTCAAAATCACTTCACATGATGAAGCTGATCTTAAGGCCTCTAAAGTTGTCGATAATTCAAATGGAAAACTAAATGAATTCGAGAGCAAAGCAAAGGAAGATGTTGATTTGGCAAAAGGTGAGCATAAAATGTGGGAAAGAGAGGCAGACGAAAACTCAGAGCCCTATGAGAATGGTGGTACATCTCCTACTAAGCAGCAAAatcagaagaagaaaaaaccattatttcataaatttggAAGTCTACTGAAGAAGAAAAACACCAGCAGCCAGAAGTAA
- the LOC129898906 gene encoding heat stress transcription factor A-1b-like, which yields MEGAVEIGNPPPPFLSKTYDMVDDLSTDSVVSWSKSNNSFVVWNVPEFSRDILPKYFKHNNFSSFVRQLNTYGYKKVDPDCWEFANEGFLRGHKHLLKTISRRKPSQMQVHQETASQVQSLSVGSCVEVGKIGIEEEVERLKIDKSSHMEELIKLRQQQKATDHRLENVGQRLQLMEQREQQAMSFLAKALQSPGFIAELVHQQNEGKRLITGMTKKRRFPNQEEENYAGKQVSTLRDRQIVRYQPLMNEAAQALLQKLLKFNTSGRLETKLKNTHGFLINRARSFENTLETGGLSPHISGVTLSQLATSSQSHVMLDSGFPFNSSFSVIPEIQYSPSLVPGEDKVPQFSELNAINSQTDHVTPEFSGHGINTPETLEITDLKRSETGGMPYIDAMQGIVDGVASIVPDGFSTDDVFPDEMPKLPGINDIFWDQILLASPLTGYKDEIGSLALEDGLAKEEDIPGVQESDCDKLEHMSHLT from the exons ATGGAAGGAGCTGTTGAGATAGGAAATCCGCCACCGCCTTTTCTGAGCAAGACGTATGACATGGTGGATGATCTATCAACGGACTCTGTTGTGTCGTGGAGTAAGAGTAATAACAGTTTCGTCGTCTGGAATGTGCCCGAGTTTTCTAGGGATATTTTGCCAAAGTATTTTAAGCACAATAACTTCTCCAGCTTCGTCAGGCAGTTGAATACTTAT GGTTACAAGAAGGTTGATCCAGACTGCTGGGAATTTGCAAATGAGGGATTTCTTAGAGGCCACAAGCACCTCTTGAAGACTATAAGTAGGCGAAAACCCTCTCAAATGCAGGTTCATCAGGAAACTGCCTCCCAAGTGCAAAGTTTATCTGTTGGATCTTGTGTTGAAGTTGGGAAGATTGGAATTGAAGAAGAGGTGGAAAGGCTTAAAATAGATAAAAGTTCTCATATGGAGGAGCTAATCAAGTTGAGGCAGCAGCAGAAGGCAACAGATCACCGCTTGGAGAATGTTGGGCAGCGTCTTCAGTTAATGGAGCAAAGGGAACAACAAGCGATGTCATTCCTTGCTAAGGCCTTGCAGAGCCCTGGCTTTATAGCTGAACTGGTTCATCAACAGAATGAAGGTAAAAGGCTAATTACTGGGATGACTAAGAAGAGGAGATTCCCCAACCAGGAAGAAGAAAATTATGCAGGCAAGCAGGTCAGTACTTTGCGTGACAGGCAGATAGTCCGTTACCAGCCTTTAATGAATGAGGCAGCACAAGCATTGCTGCAGAAGCTCCTGAAATTTAATACATCTGGTAGGCTGGAAACCAAACTTAAGAATACACATGGTTTCTTGATTAATCGTGCCCGGTCTTTTGAAAATACATTAGAGACTGGTGGTTTATCCCCTCATATTTCTGGGGTTACGCTTTCGCAATTGGCAACTTCTTCACAATCTCATGTGATGTTAGATTCAGGATTTCCATTCAACTCTAGTTTTTCTGTCATTCCTGAGATCCAGTATTCCCCTAGTCTGGTTCCTGGGGAGGACAAGGTCCCTCAGTTTTCTGAATTAAATGCGATCAACTCTCAGACAGACCATGTGACCCCTGAATTTTCGGGACATGGGATCAATACTCCGGAAACTCTTGAAATAACTGACCTTAAGCGGTCAGAGACCGGGGGTATGCCATACATTGACGCAATGCAAGGTATTGTGGATGGTGTAGCATCCATTGTCCCTGATGGATTTTCTACAGATGATGTCTTTCCGGACGAGATGCCTAAGCTTCCAGGCATTAATGACATTTTCTGGGACCAGATTCTTTTAGCAAGCCCTCTCACTGGCTATAAGGATGAGATTGGTTCTCTAGCATTAGAAGATGGTTTAGCAAAAGAAGAGGATATTCCAGGAGTTCAAGAGAGTGATTGTGATAAACTGGAGCATATGAGTCATCTTACTTAA
- the LOC129900156 gene encoding suppressor protein SRP40-like, translating to MSSSTPVELFKPPDQSQKLHNPQLIQTHQVLSPNSNHISSNLQEENDIAISNEDLNCAQKCISLQESVFQRQKERFNELSTLSLYNTLPSLYTQTATAYRAAGMALRRPPESVQEERLSPRNKTQLESTPSFCYNTATPVEISKEQLAWAQKIISWSQNRSNGETQGKDAESDSKQLDTQQISNDFTLPIGKSGDTQGDSDTESGSSNKEFSNSDENFLNLKRFDTVTQNVEDSASVSTGVGNASQERISKQSNIDIEETTRSNIQINPSKSVSIPIEHKSKEVTHSVHQEVKNNKENKGENELNPIAIETDTQDNIGKHDACNNSTKINHNNSASNKTQLPHDLTKLTSNFVKHNPQYKPNIQNSNDKPPTKPKQLP from the coding sequence ATGTCGTCGTCAACGCCGGTGGAACTCTTCAAACCACCGGATCAGTCCCAAAAGTTGCATAATCCTCAATTGATCCAAACCCATCAAGTATTATCCCCTAATTCAAATCATATTTCTTCGAATCTGCAGGAAGAGAACGATATAGCAATTTCGAATGAAGATTTGAACTGTGCACAAAAATGCATTTCTTTACAAGAATCCGTATTTCAACGCCAAAAGGAGCGCTTCAACGAGCTTAGCACTCTCTCTCTGTACAAtactctcccttctctctataCTCAAACGGCGACAGCATATAGAGCTGCCGGAATGGCCCTCCGCAGACCACCGGAATCAGTCCAAGAGGAGCGTCTCTCACCCAGGAACAAGACCCAACTGGAATCAACACCTAGCTTCTGCTACAACACTGCGACCCCTGTAGAGATTTCGAAGGAACAACTAGCTTGGGCACAAAAAATCATCTCCTGGTCACAAAATAGAAGCAATGGTGAAACTCAGGGTAAAGACGCGGAGTCTGATTCTAAACAATTAGATACACAACAAATCTCAAACGATTTCACACTCCCAATCGGAAAATCTGGGGATACCCAAGGTGACTCGGATACTGAGAGTGGTTCCTCTAATAAAGAGTTCTCTAACTCAGATGAGAActtcttgaatttgaagagaTTCGACACAGTTACACAAAATGTGGAGGACTCGGCGAGCGTATCAACTGGTGTTGGAAATGCCTCACAGGAAAGGATCTCGAAACAGTCGAATATCGACATTGAAGAAACGACAAGGAGCAATATCCAAATCAATCCAAGTAAGAGTGTATCTATTCCGATTGAACATAAGTCGAAAGAGGTAACCCATTCTGTACATCAAGAGGTTAAGAATAATAAGGAAAATAAGGGTGAAAATGAGTTGAATCCTATCGCTATAGAAACTGATACTCAGGACAACATAGGAAAACATGATGCATGTAATAACAGTACCAAGATTAATCATAACAATTCAGCATCTAACAAGACTCAACTCCCTCATGATCTTACCAAGCTAACATCCAACTTTGTTAAACACAACCCTCAGTATAAACCAAATATCCAGAATTCAAATGACAAACCTCCCACAAAACCAAAACAGCTACCTTAG
- the LOC129899514 gene encoding zinc finger CCCH domain-containing protein 56-like, producing MDFTGEAGFAGGNVIPDSIASGGGFDSWGPNFSDQAVWATEDDYKAWNTGPFCETPSNSSQDGRHSQNRSGSEPPNKKSRNVQDSDARIIVTSSSKAIGKMFFKTKLCCKFRAGVCPYVTNCNFAHGIEELRKPPPNWQEIVAAHENERGVMVELREEHQIPILSSPELRGESQRSAKGRHCKKFYTEEGCPYGDSCTFLHDEQSRSRESVAISVTPTVGGFGNNATGAIQKPSNWKTRICNKWETTGYCPFGSKCHFAHGVAELNKFGGGPAETEGKDYVSVPTELKQGGGPLRATESTVPSTIPPLHMDVYHLGQGVQVQRPTGIADRPGQRFFQKWKGPDKISKIYGDWIDDIE from the exons ATGGATTTTACGGGTGAAGCTGGTTTTGCTGGAGGGAATGTGATCCCAGATTCCATAGCCAGTGGTGGTGGTTTTGACAGTTGGGGTCCTAATTTTTCTGACCAGGCAGTTTGGGCTACTGAGGATGATTATAAAGCCTGGAACACTGGTCCCTTTTGTGAAACCCCTTCCAATTCCAGTCAGGATGGGAGGCATTCACAAAACAGGTCCGGGAGTGAGCCTCCCAACAAGAAGTCAAGGAATGTGCAGGATTCAGATGCTCGCATTATAGTCACCAGTAGCTCTAAAGCAATCGGAAAGATGTTCTTTAAAACTAAATTGTGTTGTAAGTTCCGTGCCGGTGTCTGCCCCTATGTTACTAATTGTAACTTTGCTCATGGAATAGAGGAGCTTCGCAAACCACCCCCAAATTGGCAAGAGATAGTAGCTGCACATGAAAATGAGCGGGGAGTAATGGTGGAACTGAGAGAAGAACACCAGATACCAATATTGAGCTCTCCGGAGTTACGTGGGGAGTCTCAAAGGTCTGCTAAAGGGAGGCACTGCAAGAAGTTCTACACTGAAGAGGGATGTCCTTATGGAGATAGTTGCACTTTTCTTCACGATGAACAATCACGGTCTAGAGAGAGTGTTGCAATAAGCGTGACTCCTACTGTTGGTGGATTTGGAAATAATGCTACTGGAGCAATCCAAAAGCCTTCAAACTGGAAGACAAGAATTTGTAATAAGTGGGAGACTACTGGTTATTGCCCATTCGGCAGCAAGTGTCATTTTGCTCATGGTGTGGCAG AACTGAACAAGTTTGGTGGAGGACCTGCAGAAACAGAGGGCAAAGATTATGTTTCTGTTCCTACAGAATTAAAGCAGGGAGGGGGTCCATTAAGAGCAACAGAAAGTACAGTGCCGTCAACCATTCCACCACTCCACATGGATGTTTATCATCTGGGGCAGGGTGTTCAGGTACAAAGGCCGACTGGCATAGCTGATAGGCCTGGCCAAAGATTCTTTCAAAAATGGAAAGGCCCGGATAAGATTAGTAAAATATATGGTGACTGGATTGATGACATCGAATGA